TGTATTTCATTgaaaaatttttgttttttccttttattcCCAactatttatcatttattatgatATACTATGTGTACCATTTTCCttttacatattatttgtattttactatttttatgtgtataatatttatgtaatatatatagtctatatattttctttatataattaattttttttcttctatttGGGTATTTTACGGGTAAAATTCGCACACACACACATTATATCGATTGGTCAATTCTCTATTCAGACAAATGTTCATTTATCATCACATCGAAATGATTACTACTACATAATTGTTTCCCACTAAAGGGTGTATCTCACActcattttataaaaaccACTACCTATTTATGTAGTACTATCTAATATAAAGTGTCCATTTCtctttttatctttatgcTTTAATAATCAACATGCTTCAAATGTAATTCACTATCATAATggcatttaaaaatgacaTGTATAGAATTAATATGCTAAGAAAATTGATaagttattttattttttattcatatatattcctACTGTTATAGGcccataaaatattatggtTTACTTACAGCACATTCAAAAGCAAATTTGTGTGTATGCCTATTTTAGTAATACCATTAAGCTACAATTTCTATTGAAGGTATAGATGATTAAAGCAGAATATAGCCCCAAAGTTGGTTATTAGGTTGTGTGCGTTTTTTAGTTATGTACTTTCCCTCCTTCAATTTTAACcactaataaaaaaaaacattgtTATTTATCATGTTACACTTTGCATTTATGATAATGCATATTGTATTTAGTGTAATCATATGAAGCTTTAGAGAGAAATACCCATTTGTTTTTCGACCTGAGTGCTTTTACATTTCTTTATACAATTGTCTTTTGGTAACAATGCATAAATGCATTAATAAGGGCTTTAATTTATGCCCTTTTTTACAACTTTAAAACTGTAAAAAAtggcatatatttattataaatatgggcagcacataaatatatataattatagcCATGCTTAATGTACATATAGGATacaatttttctttctgttcgttattgtttttattttaagaaTATGACAAACCCAAATGCCAAACaaatttcatttaaaaatataaacctTCACATGGCACATTTATAAGCATTTGCTACTACcaaactttttattttgcaaAGTTAAAAGGGACAATATTCGATCGATGTAATCCACATTATTAAAACCGTtgataaaaacaaattgaaACGAAAATTTACACTTATGATTATTAAATACTTATATTGGTTGCCCATTTAAACTCTGTAATATAgcccatttttataaatagcaAGAGGTTGGAATTTTCTATGATTTGTCAATGCATTTTATTAACGTTCATATAAGTatcatgcatatatacatgtacATTTATAAAGTAATACCCTTAGTAACCCAATATGACAATCATACATATTAGcataatatgaattttttggaattattttatatataccatTTACATAAGGTTTATCAAAGATATAACtaatgtatatacaaataaatatacatattgttggttataataatatatataactgaTGTTTGAGGAATAGTGTTTATGTTAAATTGCGGCAATGCCTAATTaagaagaaatatattatttaaatagttTTTTGGGGGATGGTAAGGTtataaagaattaaaaaatatggtgGTTTGAATATTAATTGAAACTATTCATTTATAGCATTTAATGGACAAACAAGAATTTActtgtatatatgttatttgTCAGTGATATACATTAATGTTGTGATATCCAATGGAGACAAATTtgttttgaaataaaagtCATAAAACGAAAAGTACAAAaagttataaataaatgtgcATTGGTATttagttattttttttgtaaataattattgttttttttgagaAACATCATAACAtagtttataaatattactatcgatatttgtaatttaataaaatacactaataaaaaatggtaggaaaaaaaaaacctTGCACATTCAGTTTCTATAATATGGATATGCACATGAAAGGGGAAAAATAGGGACATTTTTTtgctatttaaaaaatattattaacaatgcataaattatatgataattacatatataataataatatataaaatataatgtatatgtacaaataatatgcaatatgaacaagtcagaataaaaaaatatttattattccatGGTCATATTGTTTTTACAAGCGGAGTGGGGGAAAAATTAATTGCatatattgtataataCGAAAACACATTTACTAGTATAAACCTATATTTGTACGGTTTTATAAGtgaacgaaaaaaaaatccaatataattacatgcactttaataaatgataaaaaaaaaataataaacgtcttttaaatttacatatatatatatgtatatacttttatttttttatttattttttttattacatatatatgtacatatataaacgtttttttttttgttaaaaaaaaattgtcacctgtaataatattattataaatatatacacgaaaataatatatgtattgttttatttatttaattatttttttttatttatacctttaaaaaaatattttttcgacaaataaataatatttttccaaattaaaaaaattttgaaccACGCAAAAtcaaacattttatatttttataatataatattttttttacaataatcatttttttttatatatttatttttgaaattttattaataaaaaatggcaAGGACTAAACAAACAGCAAGAAAATCCACAGGAGGAAAAGCCCCAAGAAAACAATTGGCATCCAAAGCAGCAAGAAAATCTGCCCCAGTATCCACTGGTATTAAAAAACCCCATAGATATCGACCAGGTACTGTTGCTTTAAGAGAAATTAGAAAATTCCAAAAATCTACTGACTTGTTAATAAGAAAATTACCATTCCAAAGATTAGTAAGAGAAATTGCCCAAGAGTACAAAACTGACTTAAGATTTCAATCTCAAGCCGTTTTAGCTTTACAAGAAGCCGCTGAAGCATACTTAGTAGGACTTTTCGAAGATACAAACTTATGCGCAATTCACGCAAAAAGAGTTACAATTATGCCAAAAGATATCCAATTAGCCAGACGTATCCGTGGAGAAAGATCATAAGCTTTCtaaaaagttttttaatttatatactgTTTGcataacatatattattaataacaaaaataaataaaaaaaaaaaaatgatattacTTTAAAAACATGCGAAAAATGGACGTAAACTGTATATaacttattattatacatgTACAATAAAAGTATAAGAAACATTTTCTATATGAGCAACCCATGACATATGGATGCATAATGTATTCATACTAATAGCCATAAAAAAGAAGTAGTATTAAATGCTGAAATAGCAAACCTGTTATGAATAGATGTAACATTgcaatgtatatatatttatatatatacatacaagGGTTTATattactaattttttttatgttttttttaaaatcgcATAAGTACAATCTTATTACGCAGttgtaattttatatactttaGAGAActtacaatatatttatatatatctttatgtaatatatatgaacgGGTGTCTCCCAACCATACCAGAATCTCATTTTATAGGAACACTATTATAATAGAGGcgttatatattatgggTATAAAAAGAAAGTAATAGTATATGTAgtgcattattatatatatttaaaaaaatataaagtatCAATgtaatgttttatatatatgtatatataaaatgtagcgtggattaattttattataataatgtttatatctcattatattattatgcgTATTgtgcataaaaaattgcttattttattaattttttttttttttttttcatacttacataaatatgcaaaaaatttaaaaatacttaataaaatatagcagtataagcattttttatgttctcttttttttttcttgagTATTTTCATACTTAatttaatatgcatatgtatgtaaaatatatgtatatatcttttttttaggCTTCACTAGAAGCTATTACTTTTtgaagttttttttttttttaagataGTGTGTTTTATGTGATTGtttttatgtatgcatgcattataaaaaaagatattaaaCTAAAGAAACCTACGACAGCGTTCttataaaatgtaatatacaaaataaccattgattttttaaaactaaTTATGCTATTTCGATAATCTGAAAAgggtataatatttttcttaacaataataataatcgtATTTAGCTAGCCAAATgcttttatcatttttttttttttcattaaggTATTATGTAAATGTTCCCAGCAATTTGAACTTTACAAAATAGGTACAATAAATCCGTAGGATGTACTATTGTAGCTACTTAATTTGGTAGCATGAGTTAAGAAATTGtgataaatgaaaaaaatatatacatatttaatgtAAAAAGCATGCGTATTTTcttcaataaatataaagcaGTACAGTATggtaacaatttttttcgtttttttttttattttttatgttgtatatgtattaatgCAATATGGTGGGGAAAGAAAAGGAGGGTGTTCgacttaaaaaattctaTTGTCTTAAATTATTGggttatatacataaaatgtttaaaaaaatattcgtTGTTAAGTAATAGTCAAAGGGAACTGGTCTAGCGTCTTGGGAGTAAATAAAGAGAAGTATGGACACATGCATATTGGCATTTCTATAGTTCAATTTGTATATGCACTAAAATATGGGCATTgaaaattgttaaaatttgtaactcatataaaaagtaaaagtTTAGAAAAATgctgtaaaaatatataatataaaatgtgtgcaccacatatatattcactTGTTTTGTATATggtattaatttaaaatataggaaattaacaatatttataaattttataaaaaaatagaattaaaaaaaataatataaataatatacatacatagtATTGGACAAAATGTGTAAAATAGTACGTCTTCATAAATAGTATGTGCATAATTCtacaataaaattttttttttgttttttttatttttttttagtaaataGGTGGGTGTTAAATAATGCAAAATTtgcaataaataaaattttccgTATAATTTGTCGacgtttattttttctatattttgtcTATTgggtatttttattttttttctacattTTGTCGTACTATTGTAGGTATTGTAATCACAGAATGtgatcaaatttttttttttgaaattacAACTGATTTGTTCTAAATAGGAAGaaccatattttttgtcataattttttatcacgCCCATTTTTCTGCATTTTCTACATTTTCTGCATTTTCTACATTTTCTACATTTTCTGCGTGTTAAATTTTGGGTTGTCTAATTGGGTCGTAATACTATGGCGGGGCAAAGTGATGAGCATGGTGGGGAtgggaaaataaatttagaaaaagaaaattatgaatatttcaACAATAATCAGGGAAACGAAAATGAAGAATCAAGTATGGTTAGTGTAGAAAGTTCTGAAAATTTAGATAGTCAAActgaagaaataaaaaaaatggaaaaaattgtaaatgaAATAGATGAATCTGAAAAGGATGATGAgtatttagaaaatatagaagAAGAAGGCGAATCTAACCAATCCCCTAACTCGAATAAATCTAGTGAACCTATCGAAAGTTCtgataatgataatgataatgataatgaagaaaatacaataaCATCAAATAAATCGGGGCAAagtgataatataattgatCACGATGCTTCAGAAGAGAATGGTTCACAAAATGACGAAGAGAGTGATGATGAAGTTGAAGAACATTGGGTAGAACAGGAACCCTCTAATAAAGATATCAAACATAAAGatgtaaaaatagaaacagtgtttgaaaatgttgtagataataattatgtacCAGCAGAGGAAAGTACGGGTAGTAGTACAGAGTTAGAAAAATGTGATGTGCAAAAGGGTGACGATAACATTATTAACgtgataaataaaaaaatatcaaaacgTAAGAATAACTTTTTAAgcttattcaaaaaaaaacccGCTTTAAACACACGGGGAAACAGTgaagaagataaaaattatagtaaTCAAATAGGGTATTATAAAGCAAGCAATTTATATACTAGCGAAAATAACAGAAGTAGCGAAAATAacttaaatgaaaaagaagtaGGCAGTcctaaaaaggaaaaaaacgTATCAATAGATAGTAGCATTGGtttaaaaagttttgattctaaatataattttacaaCATTACAAAATAGcacaaataatgaaaagaatGAACATGGAGGTAATGTTCGATATTGTATTCAGACAAGTGATAATCTAATTTTAGATGTAAAGGAAGAAAGGATTGggataataaatttgaataataGGCAAGaagattttataaaaaataacaaaaaaaataataataataacagtgaaacttataataataataatagtatggAAGATACTTTTACTAATGAAggagaagaaaataaatttcgAGTTTTAACAACAATATCAAGTGCTTCAGcatctataaaaaaattatacagctttgataaaataaaatcatttgtttctaataatacatatttaagaaaaaaaacaagtatactattaaaaaagaaatcaCAAATATCAAAAGAACTTCATTTCTTctgttataattataataatttattatgtttcctattttatatattatgttttgGTTTTATAATATCCTCTTTATATTATGATTCGTGGAAAAGACatgaaattaaattaaaatcagataacatgaaaaaaattgtaaatataaatattggaAGTACGACTATTAAaagaatacaaaaaattattaacagTAATGGAGatgtaatatattcaatTGATAAAGATCAAAAAATGGATTCATTGTTAGAACACCcatattgtaaaaatattgaaaaacCCGAATTAgaaaactttttaatagAATTAGCATCTAAAAaccaattaaaaaataatgaagaagaGATATTTAATTCTCAAAAAAAACTAGAtgattcttttttattacaagctttattaaatattggAGATGTTGGCTTGttaaaagatgaaaaaattattttatcacgtaaatatatatttggatctactatatataatttagaatgtaaatttttaggacgattaaaaaaagcgggaatatttcataaaatattattatatgttatattagtattcttatttatatctatatcattattattatttattattatccaatataaatctataaagaatatacaaatacttaaatatatttcattcgTTCTAGTTAATTTTGCTCTTATTACATTAATATCAACAATGTTTTCTATAACCAgagaatataatataccaCTATGTGTGCAAGTTGATGGAAGTTCAGACATTTGTATTGATGGTCGATCAATCTATTTGATTCGTGcttcaattattttaataattttctcaaatctatttttttgcaaatttataaacattataaataacaatACAATGGATGATGTAGTCGTCTAAAAATCTTTGATATATAAATCCAATCCTTTGaggaaaaattataaatatgctataatatatacaaatgtaCATATTCCCTtacatttgtatatttgtacttgcttgttttttttttacctttTTAAGTTTGCTCGTTTATTATAGTTTTTTAGTAATGTGTTTTTGTTGACATATTTaatagttttatttatttacctaattttattatttaattgtttaatttttactagccattattttactaattttttttttatattataacaatttatACGTCTTTGTTCcgtatatgcatattaaatTCGTATTTTTATccaacttttttaaaatataatttcgataattataaaaaaaataaatgtagatatagtatataaattatggcGTTGTGAAAAACtgacatataaaatattatagtgCCCAAAAAAAACTAATAGAAAGTgtaattttattcttttgtGCTTTCTTacaatttttgtatttcctcttttcaatatattctcgttattttatttttttactaaaaaaGTTTAAGACGTTaaattatgcatttttCAATCAACAACGGATGCGCACATACATCCACGAAATCGTATATTCTCTTTTTATCCTGATAAATATCTCCAACATGTCACTAACTAAATAATCcttaaatgttttttttttagctaGCCATTTTTTCAGTGTTACAactcatttttttttctgacaAAGTCATGTAAAAATGAGCTCCTGGCAATCAAGTAGCTTTCCAAAAAAGATGAGAATAACACAATGTGGAAAATAAGATACCTAAATAGTTTGACAAAGggatattttaataataaggaGAGAATAAAACTGTGTAAGTATTGTGAAAGAACTATAATCCATACCCCTAgttacaataaaaatggaaatacaAGGAATAGCTATTATTCCATATTGgggtataaaaaaaattattatcatgGAATAAATACAGAAAAAAACctgaataatattttaagtgAGGTTGATAAAATTCTGAACagcaataattttaatgtgtatataaaaaataaagaagaaaataatgaaaataaattatctttaaaaaaagagcATGAAATAGACgtgtttaaaatattaaacatattaaataaaatattaatctTAATAAAAGAggaaaatgatgaatttcgaataaatatatggaataattcaacatttaaaaatctTTTGtcttatattaaattaaaaattccgatttttaattacaatgaaatgtttttatttatattatgtttttcaaaaatacaatttattCCCCAAGTCTTGCTCGAAGAAGTGTTAGTAAAGCTAAATGAAGACTCGTATTtaagtaatttttttaaagacgATGTTAATAAGTTTTTtcagtttatttttattttttcaagttttaaaaatttaaaaaatgtggcATCACGTCAGGATTTTCTACAGTTTGTAAAcgaatatattaatgtgATATTGACACAAGGATtgagtaataataataataatgaacaaaacaatgttcataaaataagttTAGATTGTTGCATGTTGTTATGCTCAGCAatgtataatatgaatataaggaatgaaatattattacatgaAGTGtgtaatgaaataatttctCTTTTAAATGATCGTAAAATAGACGAAACTTTTGATGATGGAATTAATgtagcaaaaaaaataattaatatttatttttcatattcatcCCTAGGATTtaacaattattatttttatgaaaaattaaattcatttttatataatgtagTAGAAGGTGTACCATTGTCAAGCTCTTTAACTTTATTACTTACTATATCGACATTGAAAGAAAGAAAagattataattttcctttatgtttattatcaataatagagaataaatttataaacaatttttatgcatTAGATCAAAAAGATTTGttattgttaatatatttatttacctACCTAAAATTGTACATGtcaaattatgaacaataTGTGTGCATGTtggattatttatttaatgttcataattttgaCTTGTTAAAAGATGGTGATGCTAATGATAAAGCAAAGCTagttcaaatatatttttctttaaaagGGGGGAACATTGACTATATAAAAgcagaaaataaaatatcatataataatatcttCGAATTACAAGAACAAGCCAAagatttaaatgaaaacaatttaaatggcaatataaatgaaaaaaacatttctTATGCacaaaatgatgaagaaaagGGAAGTAGACATGAAAATAACAAACGAGCTTacaatgataataaaagtgaaataaaaaatataattttaaaagaattaCAGAATAAAGGTGTTcttcaaaaaattgaacaaaatgtaaatggaaatatggaaataaaagaaatagcgattgatgatgatgattttaatgaaaaaaaatatgaacatgtACAGGAAGAaattgaaataataaataaaataataaatgataaaatgaatgataaaatatttaaaattaatactataaaaaagaacatatatataaataattattattttagtcatttatatttacatgtAGAGAAAGATCAAAAATGTAACAACAAGCTATATGAGAAATatgttattaatttatgtacaaatgaaaataccGAGTATTTTGATcaaatggatatatatacaaatatgaaAAGAGAACACTTGTTAGAtttgcatataaaatatattccaattgatttattaaaatggaaaaatttATCTTACCCcgaaaaagaaaagttaCTCATCCAAAAGTTGATGGGCAAAGATGAGGGTGTACAACATATGACATGACCATGTTCATAACTTTTGTGTGTGTAGCTGTACAAATTTGTATTGTTTCATAtgtacatttatttttttttattcgttattttttatttgctcTAATTCTCATGTAAGAGAAAGTAGAGATATAactctattttttttttcataaagaCGTTACAATATATCCAAATGATAAATCATTAattaatgtttttattaaataacgtttaaaaatggtaaaaaaaattaaaattagaaaaaaataaaataaaaggaaTTAACCAGTGTATAGGATCGGTGTG
This genomic interval from Plasmodium chabaudi chabaudi strain AS genome assembly, chromosome: 11 contains the following:
- a CDS encoding histone H3 variant, putative, producing the protein MARTKQTARKSTGGKAPRKQLASKAARKSAPVSTGIKKPHRYRPGTVALREIRKFQKSTDLLIRKLPFQRLVREIAQEYKTDLRFQSQAVLALQEAAEAYLVGLFEDTNLCAIHAKRVTIMPKDIQLARRIRGERS